Genomic window (Pseudoliparis swirei isolate HS2019 ecotype Mariana Trench chromosome 23, NWPU_hadal_v1, whole genome shotgun sequence):
CTCATTGTAATCAAGATGGTTGAAATACAACCAACCACAAACAATTTTACATTTGAGATGAATCTTATGTCTGCACACTAAATatgccagttagcttagcagagCAAAAAACCTGGAAGAGGAGGTTAACAGCTGGCCTTTCCAATGGCAAATACCTCAAAAGGTCACAAATCAAACACTGTTAGTTTAATCTGTAACACCCATGACTAAAATGTAGAATCATTATATTGTGAGCTGGCAACCTTACAGTGAGGAAAGTATTCCTTGGAGATAAATCACAAACACTCGACCTCAAGTCACTCACCAGCCGACTCTGGACGGCattctgtgattggctgaaagATTTCTGCAAATCCTGGAGGAGGACCTCTGAAGTGTGGACCTGACACTGCAGCATtgacacctggacacacacacacacacatgcgtgtcAGTCTGCACTGACTCTCACTGCTGCAGACTCAGAGGCGTGCTGCtcacctgtttgtgtgtgtggttggtctGTGTGTCCAgctccctctccagctcctccttctcAACCTGCAGCCGACACACCTGCCCTCGCAGCTCTGACACCTGCACGGGAAAAAAATATCACATCCTAATTACACCGCCACGTCATTTGTTTTCGGGGAAGCTTTTGgtcggactgagaactttgcgTGAATGTTCTTCCGTCGTAAAAGTGTAAAACCCGACTTTAGAAACTGTACCCGATCACTGAGTGTATCCCAGTCGCCGTGCGTGACCAGCCGGTGTCCGGCCGGCGGCAGGTAGATGGCTTCGGGCACCAAAGTTCCCGTGGAGACCAGAGAGTCGGTGTCCTCCTGAGCGTGGAGTTTTCTGGGCAGAGAGGGCGTGTCTAACGAGAAGGACGACAACGAGGCCGAGTCGCAGTTCCGCAGTGAAAAATACGCCTCCGATGCGGGAGGAGTCCCTTCGCCCTCCACCACCGCCGCCTCGGGCTCAGCTGATTGGTTGTGCCTCCTGTCCGTCGACAACATGGCCTCGGCCTCCGCCAGGCTGCTGGTGCTGGTCGACGTGGGGGCGTCATTACTGGAGACTTCTGCAGCTGTCCTGCCTCTCCTTCCACTGATCTAACAggtagagaaaaataaataacgcCTGGGATTACGACCAGGACATTTATGAACaatttgagagaaaaaaagacacaaagtcAAACACTGACCACGTTCTGTCCCCCGGCTCTCCTCCACTCCCCAGCCTGAGACTGGAGGACGGATATCCGAGCCTCATACTGCGCTGCCGTCTCTGTGGAGACAACAGGATCATGAAATAATGATTACATTCTCCAGTCAGATGAACAGCATCCGGTTtgtctcaatggttgagatcaaATAAGATATATTTTCATAAACTCACAATACTTCAAAAAAGTAAACGGGTAGCCGCATTTGAGATTGTATTATATTAGCAAGACTTTCAATTTATAACGATAAACacattgttttaaaaagaagTATAACTTCACCGACATGCAACCGTTTCCCTGTCCTCTCCCGATTCCTTGTTTTGTACCTGAACTATACGCTAATGTTTTAGTTTGATCTTTCATTCTGAGCtttgaataaaatgtttaaCTTATGCTATTGATTTAAAGTAAACAGGAAAATATTACGTGTGTGTCCATTTGGTCTCGTTTCAAAATTACACGAACggggaaagaaaaaatgaaaggaaaaaaatactTAAGAATATGAAATCAGATAAATGTGCACACAAGGTCCTTCACAATCTCACCGTGCTTATCACACACATAAACGCACACACTGACCTCTGAGAGCCTCCTGCAGGGACTGGATCTCTTGATCACATTGTTTTTGAAGCTCTGCCAGTTCCTCCTGTTTGCTCAGCTCGCAGATCGTCGCCACGCCCTGCCAGTGTTCGGCCTGAGCTCGGAACTCGGCTAGCTGGGCCTGCAGGCTCGCCTCTGAAAATGACAGAGACGTATTTAAGCTTCATTCCGTCGTTTATAAGATGTTTGCATCTTCTTTGCATCTTTGAAGATGTTTGCATCTTCAAAATGTGGACTCATATGGGAATCTTTAGTCATTCACAGAAAAAGAAATAACAGTCTGTAATATTGTTCATACCCAGATCTGGGCTCAGTTCAAAGAGAtgatatatatcaataataaaCAGTTATAGAGCTAAACATGTTGTGTATTACATCCAGTTTCACAGCTTGGGTCTCTGACACTCAGTTATTCTCTTAACACTAGTTAGTATCAAGGTGATTCAATAACCTATTTTCAGCTGTCAGGGTCCTGGATCTCTGATCTAAAAACACAACTTCGGGGTctattatttacattacatcatGATTACCTTATATGACTACAGGTGCCACATAAAATGAACTTATCAATTGATTTACGGCTGTAAAGACTcctgcacacatgtacacaatgtGTTATATTTCTCTGACGTATTGTTGGTGAGCACAGCTGAGAATGTCTGTCTTCTGATGTTGGACAACTTCACAGCAACACCTGTAGTTCCAGTTTGAAGGTAAACGCTTAGCGTGACAAGCAGATCCACCTTGTTTTAGTGTCAAGTTGTTACAGTCGTCACGTAGCTGCAATAATAACTAATTGAAGACGTGTCACCGAGAGCTCGCATTGCGTTCGGGTGGTTTAGACAAggtccggtgttacggtttaacaagcgaccgtgttaactggtgactttcagccgaacgcgtccgttgtcGTCGTAGTTACGACAGCTATAGAAAATAGGATGAGAACAcgtagctgtcctcgtgaatacCACTGTCAACCCCTCTCATATAAAACGTATATATAGATgacatatacaaaataaacaatgcGGCATGCTACGTATTATCGTCTTTTTATCCAACAGCTggcgtaactacgacaacaacggcCGCCTTCGGCTgtaagtcgccagttaacagggtcgcctGTTAAATCGTAACACCAAACCACCGGTTGAACGTCAGTTAGCTCGCGGCTAGCAGCACCCGTTCATTCCTATGGCGGTCAGCGATGCGAACGGGCCGTGAGCCGTTTAACTGACCAGAGTGTTTCACTCACAAAGCAACAAGTTCACGTTGACGCTTTTCTTTTTGAAAGTGTCAGGATTTAATCCTCTCACAAGCCGTCACATGAGAAATAAAGCCGGCTCAAGTTGAACGTTGCTAATTATTTATGTAGTATTAGCTACCTGCGTCTTCAGTCTTGGAGCTCATGTTCtcggagaaaaaataaaaaataaataaataaaaacaccaacGACGTCTCTCAAGAGTCCGAGAAACGTGTCGCAGTCATTTTGCCCGGGCAGCAGGACTCTGGGGTGGAAACGTCAACTTCAGGAAACAACTTTCCCCGGTCTGAGCCTGCGGAAATCACGTCAACCTCCTTCCTGTTCGCAAAGCTCTCTCCCCATTTGCTTTGACTTGTAATGTCactgtttgtatttattattgtgtttgAACACCAAGAGAAGTGTGAACGTGTTTTCTTCTTGTCGCTGCCACACCCGGACATCACGAGTGGTGACCACTGGAGGTCACTCAGCCGCATACTTAAAGATTATACGACTGCAGCATCATTTATTTACTAAGGACGTCATTATTACTTTGTTTCCTTTGCAGATTGGGCATTGAGATACTTCAATGTTTGAAAAAAAGGcgtattttttaaacatatatataataatttccCATTTGATGGAAGAACAAGTTGGTGTTTCATAAACTAAATGTTTACAATTGTCCTAATGATACGAGTTAGATCAAGTCCTAAGTCAGCTTAAACATTTTTAGGTTGTTAAACTTTTGACTTATGTCCCAACACTGACAATATTACagaagaatatttttttaataaatgaggaatgaatgaatgaaaacaatccagttaaatttttttagatTCAGCTTCTCCACAAAGCTAGTTGGAGGTGCAAAGTGTGAACTGCTCCTCGGCTGCGTGTTATCAAAAGATTGTGTAATCGCGATGAATATCGTACATGTTCAGCGGGACTTGATAGTGGTTCATGTTGCAGTTAATCCTATTTAAGGGATACATAAACTTAATCTGTTGAACAATGACGGGTGAAATAAGTCAAGGGAGATGTTTAAAAGCAGCCTTGATATTAGCAGGGGTCTTTTTGCACCTGCTTCCTTTGCTTGACAAAGGCATGCCTATTCAAGGTTTAGTTTCCTGTGTTTGCTTTtcaataaaatttaaaaaaatgcacaatCCAAGtgactgagccacacacacgtacacatttaGCTTCAACCAGTTATAAATCTGTGATAACAGCAGACCCGTCTACACACATCAGGGCCATAACTGTGGGTCTATTCATAGAACTGATCATGTTCAACCCCCGATACTCTAACAGGCCTCTCTTCGATTTTCATCTAGAAATGCGATatctccagaggcctcctgtctTTGCT
Coding sequences:
- the rabep2 gene encoding rab GTPase-binding effector protein 2 isoform X2 — translated: MSSKTEDAEASLQAQLAEFRAQAEHWQGVATICELSKQEELAELQKQCDQEIQSLQEALRETAAQYEARISVLQSQAGEWRRAGGQNVISGRRGRTAAEVSSNDAPTSTSTSSLAEAEAMLSTDRRHNQSAEPEAAVVEGEGTPPASEAYFSLRNCDSASLSSFSLDTPSLPRKLHAQEDTDSLVSTGTLVPEAIYLPPAGHRLVTHGDWDTLSDRVSELRGQVCRLQVEKEELERELDTQTNHTHKQVSMLQCQVHTSEVLLQDLQKSFSQSQNAVQSRLAELSFSQRKVCSELSRLKGEEVEDEGPDSSSSFPATLQGAHCEERLRIEIVNLREQLAARTEEDEVLEVQLSSLKTETERIQSQKDQLQAELLACRTELDALRLALSHVQRTNKTLSADKASMHQQCLELRSQLISLRSQVDTSQTVQMDFVQLSQSLQMKLEVIRQAESIEQVREILEDGVSEAGSLPADAS
- the rabep2 gene encoding rab GTPase-binding effector protein 2 isoform X3; its protein translation is MRLGYPSSSLRLGSGGEPGDRTCGRRGRTAAEVSSNDAPTSTSTSSLAEAEAMLSTDRRHNQSAEPEAAVVEGEGTPPASEAYFSLRNCDSASLSSFSLDTPSLPRKLHAQEDTDSLVSTGTLVPEAIYLPPAGHRLVTHGDWDTLSDRVSELRGQVCRLQVEKEELERELDTQTNHTHKQVSMLQCQVHTSEVLLQDLQKSFSQSQNAVQSRLAELSFSQRKVCSELSRLKGEEVEDEGPDSSSSFPATLQGAHCEERLRIEIVNLREQLAARTEEDEVLEVQLSSLKTETERIQSQKDQLQAELLACRTELDALRLALSHVQRTNKTLSADKASMHQQCLELRSQLISLRSQVDTSQTVQMDFVQLSQSLQMKLEVIRQAESIEQVREILEDGVSEAGSLPADAS